From one Solanum lycopersicum chromosome 12, SLM_r2.1 genomic stretch:
- the LOC138340373 gene encoding uncharacterized mitochondrial protein AtMg00240-like — translation MNEAKSNDTPIKTTTKLDKDEPGSPVNDTRYRGMIGSLLYLTASRPDIVFSVGLCARFQSCPKESHLKVVKRILRYLKGTMNLVLWYPTGDSFDLKGFADADYAGHMVD, via the coding sequence atgaatgaagctaagtcaAATGACACACCCATTAAGACAACAACAAAGCTTGATAAAGATGAACCAGGTTCACCAGTCAATGACACTAGATACAGAGGTATGATTGGATCACTCCTCTACCTCACTGCTAGTAGACCTGACATAGTGTTCAGTGTTGGTCTATGTGCAAGGTTTCAGTCTTGTCCCAaggaatcacatctaaaagtTGTCAAAAGAATCTTGAGATATTTAAAAGGCACAATGAACCTGGTTCTCTGGTATCCAACTGGGGACTCTTTTGATTTAAAAGGATTTGCTGATGCAGACTATGCAGGACATATGGTTGATTGA